gtgtgtgtgtgtgtgtgtttgcgtgcatgtgtgtgtttgtatactgACGTCCGGTGCAGcgtttccagtgtgtgtgtccgaCGTTCAGCAGCTCTTTGACTCCATCGTCCATCAATTTTGTGAACCGACTGTAGTGCTCACACTTCTgttcactacacacacacacacacacacacacacacacacacacacacagaaaatacacacattaacacacacacatatgcacacacacctcctgatAGCACACCTGGTACTCTGTGGCAGACCTGAGACCTAGATTTTTGTTGCTGGGGCATTTATCAGCCCTGGgttgtgtctgcaggtgaaGGCTGCCTGTACGAGCCTGACAGACGAAGCCGAGGGTAAAAAAAGCGTGACGCAtgactctgtgctgctgggtgaACGTGTTTCAACGAATGCGTCTGATGGACCCTGATCTGGATTTTGCGATCCGTACAGTCTGAGGACGCGGGTTCAGAGACCTCTGAGTATTTTCGTGGGACGCCTTGAACTTACACCTCAGCAGCGTCGAGCTCCGCAGCTTCAGGTTCAACCAGACTGAAGATCATCGGTCCCACCAGttcgtctctctctgccttcctcttcccCGCCTTCCACTCCTGAAATATGGACACATGGTGTCAGCCAACTGGGACTGACCTACCAAACCTCCTCACAGCTGACTGGCTGAAACATTTTGCAGGTGGGCGGGGCAGAACCTGCCTTCTCGTCTCTGTAGGTGAGGAAGAGCTGGAAGACTTCGCTCTGAGAGACGACGGGGTGACGGCACATCCGGGTCATCCaggcctgcagctgctccatccTCATCCTGATGAAGTCCACCTCGAAGCGGCCTGAGAGCACAGAGCgcggaggtcagaggtcgcgcTCAGTCAGAGGTCACATTTCACCACTGTGATCGTGCAGGTGCTGCGCAGGTGTGGTTGTCATAGCGATGgctcacctgtcacctgtttgTCAGGCAGTGAGGGGACGGACAGAGCCGAGCCGAACTTCTCCAGCAGGCGCTCGTACAGCCAATCAAAATGCTTGTAGCGATGAGTCACAGGTGTGTTGGTCGTCTGGAGGAAGACAGTGGAGGGTTAGACAGTGTGTATTACTGCGTACTACTGCATGTcactgtgtattactgtgcacTACTGCATGTTACTGTGTATTACTACGCACTACTGCATGTTACTGTGTATTACTGCGTACTACTGCATGTTACTGTGTATTACTGCGTACTACTGCATGTTACTGTGTATTACCATGTATTActgtgcatatactgtatatatacatacatacatattcatacatttgtgtgcgtgcgtgcgtgcgtgtgtgcgtgcgtgcgcgcacgCTATGCATGTGTGATCTCTCACACTGGGAGTGATCTGGTACTCTATGAAGCTCTTCAGTCCGTACAGTTTGGATTCTTTCTTGGGATCAGCGATCACACAGTCCAGAGGAGTCAACGGGTACAGCCAGACCGGACCCACTTCTCCCACCTGATTGGACAATGAGCAGAAGCCAATCAGAGTAGTGTAACTGACAACGCAGTTTGATACAGTGATCAATAAAGTTGATTACTCACGTAGACAGGaagtctgtctctgctgttcaCTGGAGGTTTGGCCAACAAGAAGACTTCAGGACTTGGTCCCTTGGAGAACGGAAACCTGAGAACACACAAGCCTGCTGAGATCTGCTGGGATCTACTGGGATCTATGATCTACGAACATTCAGTGGGATCTGTGCGTCTATATGATGGAGCAGCGTGGACACGTTGACGCTGGGAATCGCTCTGAGATCTCGTAATATTGGTTGGAATCTGCGAGGATCTAGTGAATCCTGCTTGGATCTTGTCCGATTTACAGACTTCTACAGGGATCTATATGAATGATCAGATCTCACACAAGACAATAATACTACTGAGGTCTGCCAGGATGTAGTGGGACCCTCTTATATTTCGTGCACGGGTCCTGACACCGGCTCGTGTACAGGGTCCAGGACTAAAGTGGTGAAGGCTGCAGATGATTGATGACGTGATCGTCTCAGTCCGGATGGACGCTAGCTGGATTTCAGACTGATTACTTTGGTTTTGACCGTCTTTGTTTTGTTCGTCACGTCAGTTGAATAAAGTTATTGAAGGgcagcagctctgccttttCTTACTCTCTGACAGGAGGTGACAGCTGTGGGTTTTGGGGTCGTCACATCCCTAAATTCTCCCCACTGGGACCGGCTGACCCTGACCTCCATCTGTCATGAAATCTGCTGTGATCTGTTTGGATCTACAAAATCTGTGTTGCATGCTGGAATCTACTGTGAGATCTGCTGGTGTTTTACTTGTTCAGGGAGATTTTCACAGAGGGACCGTGAGTGCTCTGTCCTGAAGCCCCACCCTCCTCATCCACCTGACCGTCACCACAGTAACCGCCCATCGATTGGTCATCCCAGTCGTCGTCCCACTCGGTGTCATTGTCGTCAGCGGCTGCTGGAGATAGGAAGCAGTTTCCTGTCTGTTATTAGGCAGAAATCTATCTTTTGAGTCACGTGTTGACAGAGTGACTGAAGCAACAGGTTTATGGTTCTGGACCTTCCTGCTCCTTAAAAATGTCCAGCGTCTAAACTTCTGCTGAAGAAACACTGCACTGATCTGCAGGAAGTAGATCTTCCAGGTAAAAGGTGATGTTTGTTACCTTGTTGTGTGTGCGGATATCCCTGACTGTCCCATCCTTCTGCTGTGCTGCCGATATAAGCCCCGCCCCCTGACCAGGAGTCCCCCCCTCCTTCACTGCCGCCACCGCCACCGACCTGAAACACAACATCCACATCAGCAACAGAAAGGAGCAAGATCCTACACTGACCTGTGGTGGGTCTGAGTCTGTGCtggttttcagtctctctgtgctggttttcagtctctgtgctggctttcagtttctctgtgctggttttctgtctctctgtgctggttttctgtctctctgtgctggttttcagtctctgtgctggttttcaatttctctgtgctggttttcagtctctgtgctggttttcagtctctctgtgctggttttctgtctctctgtgctggttttcagtctctgtgctggttttcagtttctctgtgctggttttcagtctctctgtgctggttttcagtctctgtgctggttttcagtctctctgtgctggttttcagtctctctgtgctagactactttgtgtcaattggtgagcatgtgtctgaatgaaaaaagatgatgtgtggggtgccacaagggtccattctcgggccacttcttttcaatatctacatgttgcccctagctcagattatggagcaacataatatttcttatcatatttACACcgatgatacacaactttatatttctgtgtcatcacatgactacagtcccttactttcactgagtgagtgtattcaccaaatcaatgagtggatgtgccagaattttcttcagcttaatgcagataagacagaagtgattgtatttggccccaaaaatgaaaggtcaaagatcagtgctcaccttaatgccatgtcactgacaacaacagataaagccagaaatcttggtgtaattattgattctgacctgaattttaacaaccagttaaagctcattaccaaatcagcctactatcacctgaaaaatacaaccagaattaagggatgtctgtccaaagaagacatggaaaaactggttcatgcatttattttcagtaggttggactattgcaatggagtctttactggcctaaacaaaaaatcaattaggcaactacagctgattccaaatgctgctgcacgagtccttacaaacagcagaaaaatggaccatatcacagCAGCCCTCAGATCAatacattggcttcctgtgagtcacagaatagactttaaaatcttactgttggtctacaaagcattaaatggtctaggaccaaaatatattctagatttattaactccatatgaagtatccagacctctcaggtcatcagggacgGGTCTACTGTGTGTTcacagaatgagaaccaaacaaagtgaagcagctttcagttattatgctcctcacctgtggaacactctccctgcacacctgaggtctgcaccaaccgtcagctcatttaaatcagggttgaaaacattattatttgctacagcttttacttaaagtaattatatttgctcaatgactttaatcattcttaatgctaaattattgtcttttactggcttctgtttttaattttcctttaactgtattttatttttatttatttttttattctgttctaatctctttctttctttctttgaaatgtatgattttaatgtacttttatgcttctgtaaagcactttgaattgcctggtgtatgaattgtgctatacaaataaatttgctttgccttgccttgccttgcctagttttcagcctctgtgctggttttctgtctctctctgctggttttgACTGTCGCTGTGCtggttttcagtctctgtgctggttttcagtctctctgctgACCTGTCAGCAGGCTTTGAAAGGAGCCTTGTTCTGGTTCAGAGTGGATGATCCTGGTGAATTTAACTGCTTACCTGTAAATATCCCTCAGGTACCAGTCCGGTTTGTCCACTGGAGTTCTGGGCTTCGATCCAGCCTCCACCCACAGTCTGCAGACACAAGCATACACATTAAGACTGAGTGTGGTACACAAACTGTATATTTCtaaacatacatatatgtgAGTGAGTGTCTACCTGGTCGAGCACCGTGACCGTCTCACCCTGTCTGACCGACAGCTCGTTGTTTCCTGGTTCAGCTGTGAAGTTGTACAAAACCTGGGCCTGAAACACAGGAAACCcagtgagggtcctcacaagtggggtgaaaagctgtgtgtgtttgaaaggaaAGGTCTGTTTATCAGTGAAATGACGAAGTGCCGAACACATCGACCTGACTTCCTGTTAGACCAGAACGTCTCTGTCAACAGCTTCAGGCCTCTTCACCAGTATTCCTGTTCCACTCGACAGACTGTTCCTACACCAGACTCCTTTAGAAAATCTACTCATTTAATGGAGACGCTCTGCTCTTGTTCCTTCCATCAAAAAAACCTTCCATCAAACCTTCTTAAAGGTCTTCTTCTCATCGTCCCTCCAGGTTCCTTTAAAATTTGACTCATTTTTATGAAAAGCgagtttctgtctttttcccacATTGCCTTTGTCTTGAGAAAACCTTTGAAGCAGAACcgtctgttctctgtttttagTAACATTTGGTGGtgcttttagtatttttttaacatttcacttCTTATTAACACCAGACTCCTGTGGATTTTTAAGatcatttttgcacatttgcactGTTCATTgcattatttgttattttttgtttgtttgttttttgggggcggcacggtggcgcagcaggtagtgcgcatgcctcacagcaaggaggtcgctggttcgatccccgggttgggcCTTTCTGTGCACTGtggcactccggcttcctcccacagaccaaaaacatgctcattaggttaattggtgactctaaattgtccataggtgtgagtgtggttgtctgtctgtgtgtctgtctatgttgccctgcgatcagctggcgaccggttcagggtgtaccccgcctctcgcccattgctagctgggataggctccagccccctgcaaccccgaaagggatacgcaggtacagaagatgaatgaatgaatgtttgtttgttttttggtattttgtttttggtcagAGGATCCACAGAAGAAATTTTCTCACATAATCTGAAATAAAACTTGGAAAaacatctgatttcacagtaatatttttcctgtttctaaTTGCCGACAGatctttttaatttatttttttattttaatattattattaaaaaaatctgtaacACTCCCAGCAGAAGCTTTTAATGTCtgtttaatgttttcatcatgtttctaTGTGAGCGCAACAGGAAACTTcggtgtttttttaaataatcacTTGTTTTTTTGCCATCATTTGACAGCTTCGTGACACCAGCCAGACTCCTGGAGAATTTTACGTGTTTTTTGCACTCGCTTGCATCGTTAAACAGCCACTTTCTATTCTctttatttactttttctttcatGGGAAAATCTTAAATCCTCCTCCGTAGTTTCTGTCACTTCCACGTGTTTTAATCAGATTTCTTCACCTTTTAAAAAGAACGTTTTCTCACTCTTTGACTTGACTGATTTCTCTATGAAGTTTCTGCAGGGACGGGCAGCGGGTCGTCGGCTGGCTTCAGTCTGATGATgtgaacctgcagcagcaggtgagaggTCAAAGGTGCCAGAGCCCATTACAGGTGATACGTCTTACCTGCAGAGCCATGATGCCGTCAGCCGCTtcttattcttttattttcGGTTAAAGTTTCATCTTGTCCGCTTCTCCCCGATCAAACCGCAACAGCTCCTGCATCAAGTGGGAAACAACGGAAACAGTTTCTTGTGCGtgacttcataataaaagcccTGCGCGCAGTAAGTAAAAACGGAATATTTAAAACGTTTAATTCTTAACAACTGTCGTTAATTAGTttgtttataaaaaaaaacaaacaaacatatgatTGAACACAAACCATTTTACATAAAAGTAGAAAAAGTAAGGATTCTGTTTTGAAGATGAACAGCAATAATATAAAGACTAAAGATTATCTAAAAAAGAATAAACCTTAGCTTACTGTCAGAGGAGTGTAATAACACAACATAATGATTGAACAAAAAGCACTATTGATAAAATACTTTCTTGTACTGTGATGAATATGGTATTATGGTGAAAGAAGTGAAAATATTGACGAACAAGACAGGAACAACTTTGTGCTTTAAGgaggatttcaaaataaatcatgtaaaaatgaatctaaataaGTAAACATAATATTTTCAAAGACGAGGAACATTTTCACTGAGTAACAAGACCGTAAACATGAGCAAAATGATTTCACAGAGCCTCTACATCACTGAACTCAGTTAtggtgcttttattctgaaactttcaatgtcattttcctttgtttcacCATTAATTGCAGACACTTTACgtacagtgacatcacacatccggaagagctgcagtgtttccacagaGATGTGTGAGGTACACTGTAAGAAATACTTCAACACTGTACTGTAAGAAATACTTCAACACTGTACTGTAAGAAATACTACAACTACACTGTTCTGTAAGAAATACTCTAACACTGTACTGTAAGAAATGCTACAGTTACACACAGTACTTTAAGAAATACTCCAACACTGTGAACACAGGAACAGGAAGCGCTGCTGTTTCCACACAAACCTGAGAGGTGTTGACAGACTGAAGGCGTGTCCTGAAAACTCTGCAGTTACACACTTATACACTAAGAAATACTGCAACACTGTACTGTGACAAATACTACAACGCTGTACTGTATATAATATTCTTAGTCAGAAATACTAAACTACActatgaaaacatgacacaatACTAAAAGGAACTAAACTTTAAATTCTTTGGACaataatactgtaaaaaatataCTGAACACTACactgttaaataaataatacactgTCCTTTACATTACTTTACATTTTACTacattttatccaaagtgactgCATCACCACAAGGGTCCaaccaaaactgcaaaaatcacAGAGGtttcataaaaaaaattaataaaaattaaataaactgaaataagaTGAAGCGAATGAATGAAGTTTGTTCTCGATCAGTGAGCAATGAGCATTCAGTCGTACTCTGAACTGTaaaaaatacttcatttaacttcaatcatttctctgcactgtaaaaatattCAGCTGTGGTACAAAAACTACAAACCTGCCGCAGTTTCCTCAGTAATGTCACATCGTCACATTCTGTCAACATTGTACTCTAATTattgaaacattttaaacattattttaggcttttattcctcctcctgtttttagAAAACTCAGATCACCTGCCCTTCCCCCTCAGTTGTGTtcacctgtctgcctgtggGGGGCGCTGCTGTCCAACACatcaacctgctgctgccttcatgtCCCATCGGGAAAAGAAAGACCACAGGCTTCATGTTTCACTTCCCTCAGGTGTTTTCACCTGTGACACCTGGCCAATGTGGACGTGTCCATGCTGTCTGATTGACATCTCCCTCTattcacctgtgcaggtgtgcttttaaagtgaaacacaaaatgaataaataaagtccTAAATTCATTAAAAGATCTAACTTTTAAAACTACCGTTTTACTTTGATTAGAAAATGATTCCTCTTATTATCATCGCGTGTGAAGCTGTCATagaaaaatcttttaaaatagaacttttattctgaaacttATTGTAACGATGACTTCACCCATTTACAATCATCAGTATTCAGTCAATCAAAGAGAATCCGTGCGTTTCCAGTTTGTCACATTTATTGATTTAATGTTCACTTACAGACATTGTtgtgaagctgttttcatgtcaaacaGTTAAAGAGCGAAGCAgcttcacatcattttcatctcaATTCACAGACCAAAGTGGAGCGCTTTATTTTGATGGGTCTGGAGATCAAGGTGCAGTTTCCTGTGAAAAACCACTGTAATCTGGGAATGAATGTGGCTTCTGTGTAATTTAAATTACAGGCAAACATTAATAAAGTTTAATAAAGTTTCTacaaataaatgtacatttatgTGGCTTTAAGTTAGTCAGATTTTCTTTATATGATTTTGTTTtagcagctgtttcaggaagttCTTCTTAAAATGTTGGAATAAAAATCCGACTTTGTCTCAGAGTCAGAATCAGTCAgatgtgaacacacagaaatgaaacacgTTGATCTGATTCAGTGTGACGTCACTTTCTGACGAGATCATGATCTGTGTTGATCCAGGATAAACTTCCATACATCCATGAGGATACTGCTACCAGGAGGGGCTAACAGGAGGGGCTAACAGGAGCGGCTAACTGGAGGGGCTAACAGGAGGTGCTAACCGCTAATTCAGCAGACTGTTAATGGAGACACTTTGACTACATGTGAGCAAGCACACGAAGATTCAACCCACATCATAACTGTAATTTTCTGACTTTTGTTAGGACTCTGAATGTGTTGTGAAGTTGCTTCTCAGatctctgaaacacagaaaatcataTTTACTCTgtgatgaaaacagtttttcctcttGAAACTCTGCTGAAATGCATTCGGTGATCGATCGACTTGTTCTGAAATCATCAGTGtgatctttgttttctcttcaggaTTAATTCACATCGTTCAGGAAACTTCATCAGTCTGTTATTAATAAATTACTGCACCTGTAAAATAATGTGTTACCAGCGTTGGTGTTCGTT
The sequence above is a segment of the Chaetodon auriga isolate fChaAug3 chromosome 23, fChaAug3.hap1, whole genome shotgun sequence genome. Coding sequences within it:
- the LOC143316206 gene encoding sorting nexin-9-like isoform X2 produces the protein MALQAQVLYNFTAEPGNNELSVRQGETVTVLDQTVGGGWIEAQNSSGQTGLVPEGYLQVGGGGGSEGGGDSWSGGGAYIGSTAEGWDSQGYPHTQQAADDNDTEWDDDWDDQSMGGYCGDGQVDEEGGASGQSTHGPSVKISLNKFPFSKGPSPEVFLLAKPPVNSRDRLPVYVGEVGPVWLYPLTPLDCVIADPKKESKLYGLKSFIEYQITPSTTNTPVTHRYKHFDWLYERLLEKFGSALSVPSLPDKQVTGRFEVDFIRMRMEQLQAWMTRMCRHPVVSQSEVFQLFLTYRDEKEWKAGKRKAERDELVGPMIFSLVEPEAAELDAAEVEQKCEHYSRFTKLMDDGVKELLNVGHTHWKRCTGPLPKEYERIGRAFRNLSSVFISSNYPGEQTLTDALTAAGKTYEEIAEIVAQQPQKDLHFLLETNNEYKGLLGCFPEIMAVHKAAVEKVKEADRLVSSGKISSSDRKFMNQRVSSMSYSLQAEMNHFHSNRIYDYNRVMQLYLEQQVTFYQQIADKLRGALSRFTTL
- the LOC143316206 gene encoding sorting nexin-9-like isoform X1, whose protein sequence is MALQAQVLYNFTAEPGNNELSVRQGETVTVLDQTVGGGWIEAQNSSGQTGLVPEGYLQVGGGGGSEGGGDSWSGGGAYIGSTAEGWDSQGYPHTQQAAADDNDTEWDDDWDDQSMGGYCGDGQVDEEGGASGQSTHGPSVKISLNKFPFSKGPSPEVFLLAKPPVNSRDRLPVYVGEVGPVWLYPLTPLDCVIADPKKESKLYGLKSFIEYQITPSTTNTPVTHRYKHFDWLYERLLEKFGSALSVPSLPDKQVTGRFEVDFIRMRMEQLQAWMTRMCRHPVVSQSEVFQLFLTYRDEKEWKAGKRKAERDELVGPMIFSLVEPEAAELDAAEVEQKCEHYSRFTKLMDDGVKELLNVGHTHWKRCTGPLPKEYERIGRAFRNLSSVFISSNYPGEQTLTDALTAAGKTYEEIAEIVAQQPQKDLHFLLETNNEYKGLLGCFPEIMAVHKAAVEKVKEADRLVSSGKISSSDRKFMNQRVSSMSYSLQAEMNHFHSNRIYDYNRVMQLYLEQQVTFYQQIADKLRGALSRFTTL